A single region of the Geobacillus subterraneus genome encodes:
- the sufC gene encoding Fe-S cluster assembly ATPase SufC, translating into MAVLTIQNLHVSVEGKEILKGVDLEVKGGEIHAIMGPNGTGKSTLSSAIMGHPKYEVTEGTITLDGQNVLEMEVDERARAGLFLAMQYPSEISGVTNADFLRAAINARLGEGNEISLMKFIRKLDEKMAFLEMNPDMAHRYLNEGFSGGEKKRNEILQLMMLEPKIAILDEIDSGLDIDALKIVAKGINEMRSSEFGCLIITHYQRLLNYITPDYVHVMMQGRIVKSGGPELAQRLEAEGYDWIKKELGIEDETVGQEA; encoded by the coding sequence ATGGCCGTATTAACGATTCAAAATCTCCACGTATCGGTGGAAGGGAAGGAAATTTTAAAAGGGGTTGACTTGGAAGTTAAAGGCGGGGAAATTCACGCCATTATGGGTCCGAACGGAACGGGGAAATCAACGCTGTCATCGGCCATTATGGGCCATCCGAAATATGAGGTGACGGAAGGGACGATTACGCTCGACGGCCAGAACGTTCTCGAGATGGAGGTCGATGAGCGGGCGCGCGCCGGTTTGTTTTTGGCGATGCAATACCCGAGCGAAATCAGCGGGGTGACGAACGCCGACTTTTTGCGCGCTGCGATCAACGCCCGGCTTGGCGAGGGCAACGAAATTTCGCTCATGAAATTTATCCGCAAGCTCGATGAAAAAATGGCGTTTCTCGAAATGAACCCGGATATGGCGCACCGTTATTTGAACGAAGGGTTCTCGGGCGGGGAGAAAAAGCGGAACGAAATTTTGCAGCTGATGATGCTTGAGCCGAAAATCGCCATTTTGGACGAAATCGACTCCGGGTTGGATATTGACGCGTTAAAGATCGTCGCCAAAGGCATTAACGAAATGCGCAGCAGCGAATTCGGCTGTTTGATCATCACCCACTACCAACGGCTGTTAAACTACATCACTCCGGACTATGTGCACGTCATGATGCAAGGGCGCATCGTGAAATCGGGCGGTCCGGAACTGGCGCAGCGGCTTGAGGCGGAAGGGTACGACTGGATTAAAAAAGAGCTCGGCATCGAAGACGAAACGGTCGGACAAGAAGCGTAA
- the sufD gene encoding Fe-S cluster assembly protein SufD, with translation MATETKIPFDETYIRTFSSERGEPDWLTERRLNALAQAEQLPLPKPDKTKIDKWNFTDFSRHAVDSAPYAGLDDLPEAVKALIEAGEGTKNLYVQRNHTPAYVSLSSELKEKGVIFTDIFTAAKEHGDLLKKYFMTDAVKPDEHRLAALHAALFNGGVFVYVPKNVEIETPLQAVYIQEEDDIALFNHVIVVAEDNSRVVFVENYLSAGNEGKAVVNIIAEVFANANARVFFAAVDHLAKGVTTYVNRRGIAGRDGRIEWALGLMNDGNTVSENITRLIGDGSFGDTKTVVVGRGEQVQNFTTSVVHYGKHTEGYILKHGVVRDSATSIFNGIGKIEHGASKSNAEQESRVLMLSEKARGDANPILLIDEDDVMAGHAASVGRVDPIQLYYLMSRGIPRNEAERLIIHGFLAPVVEAIPLEGVKNQLIEVIERKVQS, from the coding sequence ATGGCGACAGAAACGAAAATTCCATTCGATGAAACATACATCCGCACGTTCTCAAGCGAACGCGGCGAACCGGACTGGCTGACCGAGCGGCGCCTTAACGCGCTCGCGCAGGCGGAACAGTTGCCGCTGCCGAAGCCGGACAAAACGAAAATCGACAAGTGGAACTTTACCGACTTCTCCCGCCATGCGGTCGACAGCGCACCGTATGCCGGTCTTGATGACTTGCCGGAGGCGGTCAAGGCGCTCATTGAAGCGGGCGAAGGAACGAAAAATTTATACGTGCAACGCAACCATACGCCGGCTTACGTTTCGCTCTCTAGCGAGCTGAAAGAAAAAGGGGTCATCTTCACCGATATTTTCACGGCTGCGAAAGAGCACGGCGATTTGCTGAAGAAGTATTTCATGACCGATGCGGTCAAACCGGATGAGCACCGCCTCGCCGCGCTTCATGCCGCGCTGTTTAACGGCGGCGTGTTTGTGTACGTTCCGAAAAACGTTGAAATTGAAACGCCGCTTCAGGCTGTTTACATTCAAGAGGAAGACGACATCGCCTTGTTTAACCATGTCATCGTTGTCGCGGAAGACAACAGCCGCGTCGTGTTCGTCGAAAATTACTTATCGGCGGGCAATGAAGGGAAAGCGGTCGTCAATATTATCGCCGAGGTGTTTGCCAATGCGAACGCGCGCGTCTTTTTCGCGGCCGTCGACCATTTGGCCAAAGGCGTGACGACGTATGTCAACCGGCGCGGCATCGCCGGGCGCGACGGGCGGATCGAATGGGCGCTCGGGCTGATGAATGACGGGAACACCGTGTCGGAAAATATCACTCGCCTCATCGGTGACGGATCGTTCGGCGATACGAAAACGGTTGTCGTCGGCCGCGGCGAGCAAGTGCAAAACTTTACGACAAGCGTCGTTCATTACGGGAAGCATACGGAAGGCTACATTTTAAAACACGGCGTCGTCCGTGACAGCGCCACCTCGATTTTTAACGGCATCGGCAAGATTGAGCACGGCGCGTCAAAATCAAACGCCGAACAAGAATCGCGCGTGTTGATGTTAAGCGAAAAAGCGCGCGGCGATGCGAACCCGATTTTGCTTATTGACGAAGACGATGTCATGGCTGGCCACGCGGCGTCGGTCGGGCGCGTCGACCCGATTCAATTGTATTACTTAATGAGCCGCGGCATTCCAAGAAACGAAGCCGAACGGCTGATCATCCACGGCTTTTTGGCGCCGGTCGTTGAAGCGATTCCGCTTGAAGGCGTGAAAAACCAATTGATCGAAGTAATCGAAAGGAAAGTTCAATCATGA
- a CDS encoding cysteine desulfurase, which translates to MNVKEIRSLFPILHQQVNGHPLIYFDSAATSQKPLPVIEALDRYYREYNSNVHRGVHTLGTKATDAYEGAREKVRRFINARSVQEIVFTRGTTTALNLVASSYARANVKEGDEIVITYMEHHSNLIPWQQAAKQTGATLKYIPLQEDGTIDLNDVEATVTPATKIVAIAHVSNVLGTINPVREIARIAHDRGAVVVVDAAQSAPHMKVDVQTLDCDFLAFSSHKMCGPTGVGVLYGKRELLEQMEPIEFGGEMIDFVELYDSTWKELPWKFEGGTPIIAGAIGLGAAIDFLEQIGLDAIAAHEHELAQYALERLADIDGVTVYGPKERAGLVTFNIEGVHPHDVATVLDAEGIAIRAGHHCAQPLMKWLNVTATARASFYLYNTKEEIDAFIAALQKAKEYFSHVF; encoded by the coding sequence ATGAACGTGAAAGAAATTCGTTCGTTGTTTCCCATTTTGCATCAACAAGTGAACGGCCATCCGCTCATATATTTCGACAGTGCGGCGACATCGCAAAAACCGCTGCCGGTGATCGAGGCGCTCGACCGCTACTATCGCGAGTACAACTCGAACGTCCACCGCGGCGTCCATACGCTCGGCACAAAGGCGACCGACGCGTATGAGGGGGCGCGCGAAAAAGTGCGGCGGTTTATCAATGCCCGTTCAGTGCAAGAAATCGTCTTTACGCGCGGAACGACGACAGCGCTCAACTTGGTTGCCTCAAGCTATGCGCGCGCCAATGTGAAAGAAGGCGATGAAATCGTCATTACGTACATGGAGCATCATAGCAATTTAATTCCATGGCAACAGGCGGCGAAACAGACCGGAGCGACGTTGAAATATATTCCGCTGCAAGAGGACGGAACGATCGATCTCAACGATGTCGAGGCAACGGTGACGCCGGCGACGAAAATCGTGGCCATCGCCCACGTATCGAACGTGCTCGGCACGATCAACCCGGTTCGCGAGATCGCCCGCATCGCCCATGACCGGGGCGCTGTTGTCGTTGTTGACGCGGCGCAAAGCGCTCCGCATATGAAAGTGGATGTTCAAACGCTCGACTGTGATTTTCTCGCGTTTTCGAGCCATAAAATGTGCGGACCGACCGGAGTTGGCGTATTATATGGAAAAAGAGAACTGTTGGAGCAAATGGAACCGATCGAGTTTGGCGGTGAAATGATCGATTTTGTCGAGCTGTATGATTCAACATGGAAAGAGCTGCCGTGGAAGTTTGAAGGCGGCACGCCGATCATCGCCGGGGCGATCGGCCTCGGGGCGGCGATCGATTTCCTCGAGCAAATCGGGTTGGATGCCATTGCCGCTCATGAGCACGAACTGGCGCAATACGCGCTCGAACGGCTCGCTGACATCGATGGCGTCACGGTCTACGGACCGAAAGAGCGGGCCGGGCTGGTGACGTTTAACATCGAAGGGGTGCATCCGCACGATGTGGCGACGGTTCTTGACGCGGAAGGAATCGCCATCCGCGCCGGCCACCATTGCGCCCAGCCGTTGATGAAATGGCTGAACGTGACCGCAACCGCCCGCGCGAGCTTTTATCTTTACAACACAAAAGAGGAAATCGATGCGTTTATCGCCGCATTACAGAAAGCGAAGGAGTACTTCAGCCATGTCTTCTAA
- the sufU gene encoding Fe-S cluster assembly sulfur transfer protein SufU: protein MSSNHPLDQLYRQVIMDHYKNPRNRGVLEGTNVDINMNNPTCGDRIHLTMKVEDGKIADVKFEGEGCSISMSSASMMTQAIKGKNVEEALRLAHIFSEMIQGNEYDDSVDLGDIEALQGVSKFPARIKCATLAWKALEKGLHDH from the coding sequence ATGTCTTCTAATCATCCGTTAGACCAGCTTTACCGCCAAGTCATTATGGATCATTATAAAAACCCGCGCAACCGCGGCGTGCTTGAGGGCACGAACGTCGATATCAACATGAACAACCCGACGTGCGGCGACCGCATTCACTTGACGATGAAAGTAGAGGACGGAAAAATCGCTGACGTCAAGTTTGAAGGGGAAGGCTGTTCGATTTCGATGTCATCTGCGTCGATGATGACGCAGGCGATCAAAGGGAAAAACGTCGAAGAAGCGCTTCGGCTCGCCCATATTTTTTCGGAGATGATCCAAGGCAACGAGTATGACGATTCTGTGGATCTTGGCGACATTGAGGCGCTTCAAGGGGTTTCGAAATTTCCGGCCCGCATTAAATGTGCGACATTGGCGTGGAAAGCGCTCGAAAAAGGGCTGCACGACCATTAA
- the sufB gene encoding Fe-S cluster assembly protein SufB, whose amino-acid sequence MAKKAPEIGEYKYGFVDKDVSVFRAQRGLTREVVEEISRMKNEPQWMLEFRLKALDIFYSKPMPQWGGDLSSLDFDEITYYVKPAERSGRSWDEVPAEIKATFDKLGIPEAEQKYLAGVSAQYESEVVYHNMKEDLEKLGVIFKDTDSALKENEDLFREHFAKVVPPTDNKFAALNSAVWSGGSFIYVPKGVKVETPLQAYFRINSENMGQFERTLIIVDEGAHVHYVEGCTAPIYTTNSLHSAVVEIIVKKGAYCRYTTIQNWANNVFNLVTKRAVCEENATMEWIDGNIGSKLTMKYPAVILKGEGARGLTLSIAIAGKGQHQDAGAKMIHLAPNTSSTIVSKSISKQGGKVTYRGIVHFGRKASGSRSNIECDTLILDNQSTSDTIPYNEILNDNISLEHEAKVSKVSEEQLFYLMSRGISEQEATEMIVMGFIEPFTRELPMEYAVEMNRLIKFEMEGSIG is encoded by the coding sequence ATGGCGAAAAAAGCACCGGAAATCGGCGAATATAAGTATGGTTTCGTCGATAAGGACGTCTCCGTCTTCCGCGCCCAGCGCGGGCTGACGCGGGAAGTCGTCGAAGAAATTTCGCGCATGAAAAACGAGCCGCAATGGATGCTCGAGTTCCGCTTAAAAGCGCTTGATATTTTCTACAGCAAGCCGATGCCGCAATGGGGCGGCGACTTGTCGAGCTTGGATTTTGATGAAATCACATATTACGTCAAACCGGCTGAACGCTCGGGCCGTTCGTGGGACGAAGTGCCGGCGGAAATTAAAGCGACGTTTGATAAACTCGGCATTCCAGAGGCGGAGCAAAAATATTTGGCCGGCGTTTCGGCGCAATACGAGTCGGAAGTTGTCTACCATAACATGAAAGAAGATTTGGAAAAACTCGGCGTCATCTTTAAAGACACCGATTCGGCGTTGAAAGAAAACGAAGACTTGTTCCGCGAACATTTTGCCAAAGTGGTGCCGCCGACGGACAACAAGTTCGCGGCGTTGAACTCGGCTGTTTGGTCGGGCGGTTCGTTCATTTACGTTCCGAAGGGCGTCAAAGTCGAAACGCCGCTGCAGGCGTATTTCCGCATTAACTCGGAAAACATGGGGCAGTTTGAACGGACGCTCATCATCGTCGATGAAGGGGCGCACGTCCATTACGTCGAGGGCTGTACGGCGCCGATTTACACGACGAACTCGCTCCATAGCGCGGTCGTTGAAATCATCGTCAAAAAAGGCGCGTACTGCCGCTACACGACGATCCAAAACTGGGCGAACAACGTCTTCAACTTGGTGACGAAGCGCGCCGTTTGCGAAGAAAATGCGACGATGGAATGGATCGACGGCAACATCGGCTCGAAGCTGACGATGAAGTACCCGGCTGTCATCTTAAAAGGCGAAGGGGCGCGCGGCTTGACGCTGTCGATCGCCATCGCCGGCAAAGGCCAGCACCAAGACGCCGGGGCGAAAATGATTCACTTGGCGCCGAATACGTCTTCGACGATCGTCTCGAAATCGATCTCGAAACAAGGCGGGAAAGTCACGTACCGCGGCATCGTTCATTTCGGCCGCAAAGCGTCCGGTTCGCGTTCAAACATCGAATGCGATACGCTCATTCTTGACAACCAATCGACATCGGATACGATTCCGTACAACGAAATTTTAAATGACAACATCTCGCTTGAACACGAGGCGAAAGTGTCGAAAGTGTCCGAAGAGCAGCTGTTCTACTTGATGAGCCGCGGCATTTCCGAACAGGAAGCGACGGAAATGATCGTCATGGGCTTCATCGAGCCGTTTACCCGAGAGCTGCCGATGGAATACGCCGTCGAGATGAACCGCTTGATCAAGTTTGAAATGGAAGGAAGCATTGGGTAA